In Scomber scombrus chromosome 17, fScoSco1.1, whole genome shotgun sequence, the following proteins share a genomic window:
- the tagapb gene encoding T cell activation RhoGTPase activating protein b, which produces MKVLSGSVATKTLTGGGMEQFIELPLDGNAKISAQSRLSNLQDDKMQPSTETKWNLVRRLRKGSSFISKASRSDADTKPQLFGRPLCRICPDDCSLPKPVTEMLVWLRKKGPSTEGVFRKPCNNKTMRDIREQLNSGVEVEMESQPVVLLVGLLKSFLKELPGSLLVSELYDKWIKALDNEVTEQRVLEIIKVVDMLPGPNKLLLQHLVCVLHHILENADINKMDAYNLAVCIAPTLLQVDGTPLDEQKEKMKKATELTQFLIEHYDILGDNIPNLLDTDEDSLSSQHHDSAYDSTDPDGDGEAGESTSSTNRECGSSSSLSPSTTTSSWTSDAVFNPKPEYNRRCSEPIILLSPDIESLCCHARSHDDCSMERRDFEEQPLKKQISDDSFLLRRQGGVRPGLSFPKLSSSRNMDPQLYTAYQGKDCSCSSLESAASNQSEGSVYTSSPVGSPPCSRRADPPSVGAKAQQDFARPNSEEKKRSQSMRVASKVLMRTRSLGAFSRSSLKKDSQKENSFPCETLQEDSQSEAEPPVEPVEKPRPLSAIVVFRHMDSRLPSRPPSYNEAVQNACLPPQYRSMTVQDAIQLRSRPSSVNYDYPDCFAQATHNQVNASRPFRPRAMSESVSPGHHDMVSRRCSQPMFEELSYTKESYV; this is translated from the exons ATGAAGGTGTTGAGTGGCAGCGTCGCA aCCAAAACTCTAACAGGAGGTGGCATGGAACAATTTATTGAGCTTCCACTTGAT GGTAATGCAAAGATCTCTGCCCAGTCAAGGCTGTCGAATCTCCAAGATGACAAGATGCAACCCTCTACTG AAACCAAGTGGAACCTGGTGAGGAGGCTGAGAAAGGGTTCCAGTTTCATCAGCAAAGCAAGCCGATCAGATGCAGACACCAAGCCTCAGCTGTTTGGACGGCCCCTCTGCAGAATATGCCCAGATGACTGCTCACTTCCTAAACCAGTCACA GAGATGCTGGTGTGGTTGAGGAAGAAAGGGCCGTCCACGGAGGGAGTGTTTCGGAAACCGTGCAACAACAAAACCATGAGGGACATCAGAGAACAGCTCAATAGCGGCGTGGAGGTGGAAATGGAGAGCCAGCCTGTCGTCCTGCTGGTCGGGCTACTCAAA AGTTTTCTGAAGGAACTTCCTGGCAGCCTGCTGGTGTCTGAACTTTATGACAAGTGGATCAAGGCTCTGGACAATGAGGTCACCGAGCAGAGAGTTCTGGAAATCATAAA GGTGGTTGACATGTTACCGGGGCCCAACAAACTCCTCCTGCAACATCTAGTTTGCGTCCTCCATCATATCCTTGAGAATGCTGACATCAACAAGATGGACGCCTACAACCTTGCGGTGTGTATCGCCCCCACACTGCTGCAGGTGGACGGCACCCCGCTGGATGAGcagaaggaaaagatgaagaag GCCACAGAGCTAACTCAGTTCTTGATTGAGCATTATGACATACTTGGAGATAATATCCCAAATCTTCTGGATACTGATGAAG ACTCACTGTCCTCCCAGCATCATGACTCTGCATATGACAGCACAGACccagatggagatggagaagcAGGAGAGAGTACGAGTTCCACAAACAGAGAGTGTGGATCATCTTCTTCCCTTAGTCCAAGCACAACCACCTCCTCTTGGACATCTGATGCTGTCTTCAACCCAAAGCCTGAATACAACCGTCGCTGCTCTGAGCCTATCATCCTCCTCTCACCTGATATTGAGAGCCTGTGCTGCCATGCCAGGAGCCATGATGACTGCTCCATGGAGAGGCGGGACTTTGAGGAGCAACCTTTGAAAAAGCAGATCTCAGATGACTCCTTCTTGCTCAGGCGACAAGGTGGAGTAAGGCCAGGTCTGTCTTTTCCAAAACTGAGCAGCAGTCGCAACATGGATCCACAGCTCTACACTGCTTATCAAGGCAAGGACTGCTCATGCTCTTCTCTGGAGAGCGCTGCCTCCAACCAATCAGAGGGTTCTGTTTATACCAGTTCCCCAGTGGGGTCACCACCCTGCTCCAGGAGAGCAGACCCACCCTCAGTGGGTGCAAAGGCTCAGCAGGACTTTGCCAGGCCGAATTCAGAGGAGAAGAAGCGCTCACAGTCTATGAGAGTTGCCAGTAAGGTCCTCATGAGGACAAGGAGCTTAGGAGCCTTTAGCAGGAGTAGCCTGAAGAAAGACTCCCAAAAGGAGAACTCCTTCCCTTGTGAAACACTCCAGGAGGACTCTCAGAGTGAAGCAGAGCCTCCAGTTGAGCCTGTGGAAAAGCCTCGCCCTCTGTCGGCCATTGTGGTGTTCAGGCATATGGACAGCAGGCTGCCCAGCAGGCCTCCGTCATACAATGAGGCGGTGCAGAATGCATGTCTTCCTCCACAGTATCGATCAATGACTGTGCAAGATGCCATACAGCTCCGGTCCCGCCCGTCGTCTGTAAATTATGACTACCCAGACTGTTTTGCTCAAGCGACACACAACCAAGTCAATGCCTCAAGGCCTTTCCGACCGAGAGCCATGTCTGAGTCTGTGTCCCCAGGCCATCATGACATGGTGTCACGGAGATGTAGCCAACCTATGTTTGAGGAGCTTTCTTACACCAAGGAGTCTTATGTTTGA